The Nitrospira tepida genome includes a window with the following:
- the bioF gene encoding 8-amino-7-oxononanoate synthase produces MNEFDPLFEPELSRLDAQHWLRQCRVIESACAPEIVYQGRRLILMASNDYLGLANHPAVKEAAAQAIRQYGIGAGAARLISGTQPPHHDLEVALAKWKDAEAALCFGSGYLANLGLLSSLAGPQDIILADRLCHASVIDGCRLSRARLRIFHHADVDHLERLLKRRPAVRRTLIVTDGLFSMDGDLAPLSALARLANQYEGLLVVDDAHGTGVMGAHGRGSLEACGVEADVPFHMGTLGKALGTSGAYVVGSETFVRFLVNTARTFLFTTSPPAAMAAATIAALELLQREPDRRARLWANREVLFQGLIRMGLRLTATASPILPVIIGDEALALGVAQALLERGIYAPAIRPPTVPKGSSRIRLTVTAEHTREHLDQVLHAFQDILASRSLT; encoded by the coding sequence GTGAATGAATTCGATCCCCTCTTTGAGCCTGAATTGTCCAGACTTGACGCACAGCATTGGCTTAGACAATGCCGTGTCATCGAGTCCGCCTGCGCGCCGGAGATCGTGTATCAAGGGCGCCGCCTCATCCTCATGGCGTCCAACGACTATCTCGGCCTGGCCAACCATCCGGCCGTCAAGGAGGCGGCCGCCCAGGCAATTCGGCAATATGGGATCGGCGCAGGCGCCGCACGCCTGATCTCCGGAACCCAACCACCGCACCATGACTTGGAAGTGGCCCTGGCAAAATGGAAGGACGCCGAGGCGGCCTTGTGCTTCGGGTCCGGCTATCTCGCCAACCTGGGCCTCCTTTCCAGCCTGGCCGGCCCTCAGGACATCATCCTGGCCGATCGGCTCTGCCATGCAAGCGTGATCGACGGCTGCCGCCTCAGCCGAGCAAGGCTCCGCATCTTTCATCACGCGGATGTCGACCACCTCGAACGGCTCCTCAAACGACGGCCCGCTGTTCGCCGGACGCTCATCGTCACAGACGGCCTGTTTAGCATGGATGGAGATCTGGCGCCTCTCTCGGCATTGGCACGGCTCGCCAACCAGTATGAAGGCCTGCTGGTCGTGGACGATGCCCATGGCACCGGCGTGATGGGCGCGCATGGGCGAGGGTCGCTGGAGGCCTGCGGCGTCGAAGCTGACGTGCCCTTTCATATGGGCACCCTTGGGAAGGCGCTCGGGACGAGTGGGGCTTATGTGGTCGGCTCCGAAACCTTCGTGCGATTCCTTGTGAATACCGCCCGGACTTTTCTCTTCACGACCTCACCCCCCGCCGCCATGGCGGCGGCCACGATCGCCGCTCTGGAGCTGCTCCAAAGAGAGCCAGACCGCCGCGCGCGTTTGTGGGCCAATCGCGAGGTCCTGTTCCAGGGTCTCATCAGGATGGGGCTCCGACTGACGGCCACCGCCAGCCCGATTCTTCCGGTCATCATCGGAGATGAGGCGCTCGCGCTGGGGGTGGCCCAGGCTCTATTGGAGCGAGGAATTTACGCGCCCGCCATCCGGCCTCCGACTGTTCCGAAGGGAAGCAGCCGGATCAGGCTCACGGTTACAGCCGAGCATACCCGCGAGCACTTGGATCAGGTGCTGCACGCCTTCCAAGACATTCTCGCCTCGCGTTCGTTGACGTAA
- a CDS encoding type IV pilus twitching motility protein PilT, translated as MDISQLLSFGVKEGASDCHLSAGEPPMLRLHGDMKKVDMPPMTQEQVHSLVYDIMSDAQRKSFEEHLECDFSFALGDISRFRVNVFLQNRGLAAVFRTIPTEILPLEKLGMPPIVRQLCDREKGLILVTGPTGSGKSTTLAGMIDYLNNLYEGHVITIEDPIEFVHKSKKCLVNQRELGVHTKSFANALRSALREDPDIVLVGEMRDLETIQLALTAAETGHLVFATLHTSSAPKTVDRIIDAFPPNQQAQVRTQLAEALEAVLTQTLVKKKTGGRAAAVEILVATTAIRNLIREQKLHQIPGLMQASQKEGMQTMDMALLDLATRGVITKAEAQSRSMNPNLFANAV; from the coding sequence ATGGACATTTCCCAACTGCTCAGCTTTGGCGTGAAGGAGGGCGCATCGGACTGTCACCTCAGCGCGGGGGAACCGCCGATGTTGCGGCTGCACGGCGACATGAAGAAAGTGGACATGCCTCCCATGACGCAAGAGCAGGTCCATTCCTTGGTCTACGACATCATGAGCGACGCCCAACGGAAGAGCTTTGAAGAGCATCTGGAATGTGATTTCTCCTTCGCGCTGGGAGACATCTCCCGCTTCCGCGTGAACGTGTTCCTGCAGAACCGGGGCTTGGCGGCGGTGTTCCGGACCATCCCGACGGAAATCCTTCCACTTGAGAAGCTAGGCATGCCCCCCATCGTCCGCCAACTGTGCGATCGTGAAAAGGGCCTCATTCTCGTCACCGGACCGACCGGATCAGGCAAGTCCACCACCCTGGCCGGCATGATCGACTACCTGAACAATCTCTACGAAGGGCACGTCATCACGATCGAAGACCCGATCGAGTTCGTCCATAAGTCCAAGAAATGCCTGGTCAACCAGCGGGAACTCGGCGTGCACACCAAGTCGTTTGCCAACGCGCTCCGATCCGCTCTGCGGGAAGATCCCGATATTGTCCTGGTCGGCGAAATGCGGGATCTCGAAACCATTCAACTGGCGTTGACCGCCGCGGAAACGGGGCACCTGGTCTTCGCCACCCTGCATACATCCAGCGCGCCCAAGACCGTGGATCGGATCATCGACGCCTTCCCGCCCAACCAGCAGGCCCAGGTGCGAACCCAGCTCGCGGAGGCGCTGGAGGCCGTGCTCACGCAGACGCTCGTCAAGAAAAAGACGGGCGGCCGCGCCGCCGCCGTGGAGATTCTGGTCGCCACCACTGCGATCCGCAACCTCATCCGAGAACAGAAGCTCCACCAAATTCCCGGCTTGATGCAGGCCAGCCAGAAGGAAGGGATGCAGACCATGGATATGGCCCTGCTCGATCTGGCCACGCGGGGCGTGATCACCAAGGCCGAGGCCCAATCGCGCAGCATGAACCCGAACCTGTTTGCCAACGCCGTGTAG
- a CDS encoding pyridoxal-phosphate-dependent aminotransferase family protein, protein MLKRYLLAPGPTPVPPEVLLAMARPMIHHRAPEFDPIFAEVRENLKWLFQTRNDVLQLACSGTGGMEGAVSNFLSPGDKAICINGGKFGERWTKICKTFGVQVHEIKVDWGRAVDPQMVAEALKKDPSIKAVYVQASETSTGVAHNCKALADIVRPLGETILVVDAITALGVFDLKTDEWGLDVVVTGSQKALMLPPGMAFVSVSDKAWRLADKAKNAAFYFNFKRERENQQKNQTAYTPAVSMILGLQEVLRMLKAEGLANVFARHATLAQAMREGVKAAGLTLFPKESPSDALTTVTAPEGVDGQQIYKNLRVQYGITAAGGQDHLKGKVFRISHMGYADRFDVITALAATEMVVKGLGYPITLGSGVGRAQELLMPKA, encoded by the coding sequence ATGTTAAAGCGTTACCTGCTCGCTCCCGGACCGACCCCGGTGCCCCCTGAAGTGTTGCTCGCCATGGCTCGTCCGATGATCCACCATCGGGCGCCGGAATTTGATCCCATCTTTGCAGAGGTTCGGGAGAACCTGAAGTGGCTGTTCCAGACCAGGAACGATGTCCTTCAGCTTGCTTGCTCGGGAACGGGTGGAATGGAGGGAGCCGTCTCGAATTTCCTATCGCCCGGCGACAAGGCGATTTGCATCAACGGGGGAAAATTCGGCGAGCGCTGGACCAAGATCTGTAAGACGTTTGGTGTGCAGGTTCATGAGATCAAAGTCGATTGGGGGCGCGCCGTCGATCCTCAAATGGTCGCCGAGGCGCTCAAAAAGGATCCGTCCATCAAAGCGGTGTACGTCCAGGCGAGTGAAACCTCGACCGGAGTGGCGCACAACTGCAAGGCCCTCGCGGACATCGTACGCCCGCTCGGCGAAACCATTCTGGTGGTGGACGCCATCACCGCCCTTGGCGTGTTTGATTTGAAGACGGATGAGTGGGGCCTCGATGTGGTCGTGACCGGTTCCCAGAAGGCCCTGATGCTTCCGCCCGGCATGGCGTTTGTGAGCGTCAGCGATAAGGCGTGGCGGCTCGCGGACAAGGCGAAGAACGCCGCGTTCTATTTCAATTTCAAGCGCGAGCGGGAGAATCAGCAGAAAAACCAAACTGCCTATACGCCGGCGGTCTCCATGATTCTCGGCTTGCAAGAAGTGCTGCGCATGCTGAAGGCCGAAGGGTTGGCCAACGTCTTTGCGCGGCATGCCACTCTGGCGCAGGCTATGCGAGAGGGCGTCAAGGCCGCCGGTCTGACGCTGTTCCCGAAAGAATCCCCCAGCGACGCCCTGACCACCGTGACGGCTCCCGAGGGAGTCGATGGGCAGCAGATCTACAAGAACCTCCGGGTGCAATACGGGATTACCGCGGCCGGCGGACAAGACCATCTCAAGGGCAAGGTCTTCCGCATCTCCCATATGGGCTATGCCGATCGGTTCGATGTCATCACGGCTCTGGCGGCGACCGAAATGGTCGTCAAGGGGCTCGGCTATCCGATCACATTGGGAAGCGGGGTCGGACGCGCCCAAGAGTTGTTGATGCCGAAGGCCTAA
- a CDS encoding YfgM family protein — MSYRIKIPPKSIPLDEAHLGTWGDRLLQGLEDNRRAVLAGGGVIIAAVGIVGGILWYDGQRTEAASHLLQRATSLSLARVPDKPKETEENVKQAVALYRQLVEAYPRTPFAAIGLYNLGNLLTQQNDLPGAIEAYQKALVAYAGNPMMAGLIHQRLAYAYLVKGDRELAAKSFSAIVDIPGALNRDHALFELGKLEEAQSRPEGALAHYQELMKTYPDSPLASEAGVRLKVLDVKKSSGAGSPQGNSSPSASSQPAKDSSSSSSK, encoded by the coding sequence ATGTCGTATCGAATCAAGATCCCGCCCAAATCGATTCCTCTAGATGAGGCCCATCTAGGAACGTGGGGTGATCGTCTGCTCCAGGGTCTGGAGGACAACCGGCGTGCGGTATTGGCCGGGGGGGGCGTGATTATTGCGGCGGTCGGGATTGTCGGCGGGATCCTCTGGTACGACGGTCAGCGCACGGAAGCCGCGTCCCATTTATTGCAGCGGGCGACCAGCTTGTCGCTGGCGCGTGTGCCGGACAAGCCGAAGGAAACTGAAGAGAATGTGAAGCAGGCTGTCGCGCTCTATCGCCAGCTTGTAGAGGCTTACCCGCGCACGCCGTTTGCCGCCATCGGGCTGTACAATCTCGGCAACCTGTTGACTCAACAGAACGACCTGCCGGGCGCCATAGAGGCGTATCAGAAGGCCCTCGTGGCCTATGCGGGCAATCCCATGATGGCGGGGCTGATCCACCAGAGGCTTGCCTATGCCTATCTCGTGAAGGGCGATCGGGAGCTGGCGGCGAAGTCCTTTTCGGCGATCGTCGATATTCCCGGCGCCTTGAACCGAGACCATGCCCTGTTTGAACTGGGAAAGCTTGAGGAAGCTCAATCGAGGCCTGAAGGAGCGTTGGCCCACTATCAAGAGCTGATGAAAACTTATCCGGATTCCCCGCTGGCCAGTGAAGCCGGCGTGAGACTGAAAGTGTTGGACGTGAAAAAATCCTCGGGCGCAGGTTCTCCTCAAGGCAATTCCTCCCCTTCGGCCTCCAGTCAGCCGGCGAAGGATTCATCCAGCTCTTCTTCGAAATAA
- a CDS encoding lytic transglycosylase domain-containing protein — translation MIDSQVESHIRYFNTAIRDRFEKWLLRLSHYRPLVERIFSEFELPTDLVYLSLVESGFNPYAYSRARATGPWQFMKGTARVYGLRVDSYVDERRDPIKSTVAAARYLRDLYDLFGTWPLAMAAYNAGEGKVMRALQKSQSESFVEISQTRFIRRETKEYVPRFMAATIIAKDPERFGFQLADVAPHDFDEVIVRRSIHLQSLAAASGVPFEVLKNLNPELRRYATPPGEAAYHLKVPLGAKSKIESVLERVPTWKATPEPRSFRSVKTKPPSSTTRKWYRVRGGDTLVSIAKRFGLSVEALKHRNRISARQLRAGELLAIR, via the coding sequence GTGATCGATTCTCAGGTCGAATCCCACATCCGTTATTTCAACACCGCGATCCGAGATCGATTTGAAAAGTGGCTGCTCCGCCTCAGTCATTATCGGCCCCTGGTCGAGCGCATTTTCTCGGAATTCGAGTTGCCCACAGACCTGGTCTACCTGTCCCTCGTGGAGAGCGGATTCAACCCCTATGCCTACTCGAGGGCGCGGGCAACCGGCCCCTGGCAATTTATGAAAGGCACGGCCCGGGTCTACGGACTGCGAGTCGACAGTTACGTGGATGAGCGCCGGGATCCCATTAAATCGACCGTGGCCGCCGCCCGCTATCTGCGCGATCTGTACGATCTCTTCGGAACCTGGCCCCTGGCCATGGCCGCATACAACGCGGGCGAAGGGAAGGTCATGCGCGCCCTTCAGAAGAGCCAATCGGAGAGTTTTGTCGAGATTTCACAAACCCGTTTCATTCGACGGGAAACCAAGGAATATGTGCCGCGCTTCATGGCCGCCACGATTATTGCCAAAGACCCGGAGCGGTTTGGATTTCAATTGGCGGATGTGGCGCCCCATGATTTTGATGAAGTGATCGTTCGCCGCTCCATTCATCTGCAATCGCTGGCTGCCGCTAGCGGCGTGCCTTTCGAAGTCCTCAAAAACCTCAACCCCGAGTTGCGCCGATACGCCACGCCCCCGGGGGAAGCGGCCTACCATCTCAAAGTGCCGCTGGGCGCCAAATCCAAGATCGAGTCGGTCTTAGAGCGAGTTCCGACGTGGAAAGCGACGCCGGAACCCCGGTCCTTCCGTTCCGTCAAGACGAAACCGCCCTCCTCCACAACCCGCAAATGGTATCGTGTGCGCGGAGGAGATACGCTCGTCTCGATCGCCAAACGCTTCGGGCTCTCCGTTGAAGCGCTCAAGCATCGCAACCGCATCTCCGCTCGGCAGCTCCGAGCGGGTGAGCTGCTCGCGATCCGCTGA